AATAGGCACTCATACACCACTAAAAGCATTCGTGTGTAATTGTTTACCAACCGTTTGCTGGTAACTGCAAGACTTACGTCTAGTGTTGTAGACTTTGTCGGCGTGAGCCATTAATTCGAGGGTTCCATCCATTAAATCCCGTGATAGTATTACTATTTACTTaccaatttattgtatttattaggaAATGTAATGTAGTCGTAAAATCTTCTAATACGCATCATGCCCACAAACAGCGCAGTATCAAACAATAATTTGTCCGTTGTATTCCAAAACACAAGTGTTTGCGTGTTTACGATCCCCGGACGAGGCGGAGGCGAATAGAATATACAATGACGTGTCATTCACATCGATTGAGGCCGCATACAAGATGCGGCGGCTCATACATTATGTATAGAGCTCATGTTCCACGACGAACTGATCTGTTCGGACCTTCATACTGCTTCTCTATCAAAATAATCGGCTCAAATACACTTGGAGCTCTCCTTCGTAATTTCTTGCTTACACAAACATCCCAGATTGATCCCGatgattaaatataaattttaatagtaaCATGAATAGATGGGCAAAGTAGTCCTGTTATCGAACTGACAGACGCCGTTTACCGACCGACCGTTGCCCCTCGCGTGAAGTGTCGTCAAATAATTTAGAAACGATTATTCGTCATAGTGGCGACAAGCGATGGTTGAACAATAGTGCACAATCACCGCGATCGTGGCTGTCGCGCCCGTGTCAACTGCCTCTCGCGTGAACACCAGTATTGTTATGGTGATGCTCTATAGCTTCAGGTTCGACGCTCCGTGAAAACAAAAGATGCGCAACACATTTGCATCTCTTAACATTACATCTCTAGAAAGGGAATATGGATGGGAATTGGGAAATTAaccgaaataaaatattttttggtaagGTTTGAACGCATCGACTGGTCGTTATAAACGCAACATTAAAATTCAAGTCACCCCCGGGGCATCAAAAACGCCATTTTAAACCTTGGTTAATTGGTAACATTAACCGTTCTAACATGTAGACCATTAGTGAAAACGAGATGAATCTGAGCAGGTAGACGACCAAACCAGCTCTTGGGATAGCTTTTTTTGTTAACATAAGCAGGTACTCGACCCTTCTAGGTAGATTGTGTAATTTTTTCTACTGTACAAATACAGCTATTTCACAAAATTACGTTTTACGTATGCCTTTTTATACCTTTTGGCATaatagtaaagtaaaattactaGTAAATACgtacactattattattaatagttagAGTGCTGTTGTAGTCAATACCAGTCAGCAgtggttatatttttttaacgtgaATAAGTGTTCATATTttctaacaattatttttgtcgTTTTTCAGAACCAATCTCGGCCAGTGCAGACGATGAACGCCACACTGAGCGCGACCCTTGGCCCTGTGGGAGCTGGAGCAGTATCTGGTGCAGTCAGTTGGGAGCAGCATCCAGTGCTAGCTCGCGCTGCTTCCGTGCCAGCTCACCGAGCCCTCGCCGGGCTACTCGATCGTCTCGGACACCGCCGGCTCGAGCGCACCACCAGCGAACCCGCGCCACCCCCACCAGCAACAAGCAGATACAAGACAGAACTCTGCAGACCTTTCGAAGAAGCCGGTGTATGCAAATATGGCGATAAGTGTCAATTTGCGCATGGAATGCGCGAACTGCGCAACTTGCAACGCCACCCTAAGTACAAGACGGAGCTGTGCCGCACATTCCACTCTGTTGGATTTTGTCCATATGGACCCCGGTGCCACTTCGTACACAACGCAGAAGAGGCGCGGCGCCGTGAACCGCCTTCTCCTGGTGGCTCCTTGGCGTCCCTGTCGTCTGGCGGCTCCCTAGCCTCATACATGAGCGACGGCTCGCGCTCCCCGCGCTCGCCTCACTCGCCGCTGGCCCCGCAGTCTCCCCTGGCGCCGCACTCTCCACCTGCAATGTCTCCCCCTGCGCACGCCACGGCATTCGCGTTCCGCCGCACGCAGTCTCCTGACCCTGAAGAAGAGCGACTCCCTGTGTTCAACCGTCTCTCATCGGCGTTCGGGGACCTCGTCATCGCCTAGAGCCTGCAACCGCTTAGTCCTAAGTTAACTTATACCGAACATAGCTTAAGGATTGTCCGTCACATTGTGCCTACTCGACGTCTTCCAGCCAGCGCCCGAGCGGCGTCCCGCTCGTCGCGCTTCGCGCACACGCACACCCGCTCAACGAATGATCTCCAGTTTGTCGATGCTATTTTGCTACTTCGCCTTGTAATTTATAAAGTTAACGAACGAAGTGTTTTCTGGCGTCTCGAAAGTTTGCGGTGTGAAGTATAGTGGTTTCGTACCTACATTTTTAGTTATCGGCACGCACTTGTAAATGGCACcttataatattagatatttattgtgTAGCTCGCGGAAGTCTTCCCGATGATCCTCCGCCGAGCGGTGGTCTCTGTAAAGTTAGCttatagaacattttatttatttcgtactGCCTATCCGCGCTCGGTACTGTACCGCGAGAAGGCGCTCGTGATCTATTTTTAAGGgtttaagataataatttattatttattttgagtcTCTTTaactgtaataattattttattttgtaactagcAGCTGCGATGCCGCACCGCATACGGACGAGGCCTGCGTCGACGGGACGTGGCTCGTTACCATACATAAAGTCGACTGATTCTGCACCTGAACTCAAAAATCTTACTTGTATTGCATATTTATAACAACAACCGATTTGCACGCTACGGGCGGAATCAGTCGATTTACTACTCGGGAGCTCGATGGTCTTGTGGATCAAAGTATTCCAGTTTTATTATTctcgaataattatttattgtagtcGACCTCGGCAAGCTAAAACCGAAAGTGCTCATTTGCGGCCGCGTGCCGTACGATAATCTCCGGCTAGTCGACATCGCTAGCGATCTCCTCGGCGGCCCAACTAAGCACTATCGGCACGACTAGTCTGCCgaggattattattattttttcattttacctCGTGCGAGGAGGACGAGATGCGGCCTGAAACCGGTCCCAAGTTTGGGTGATTATTTTCGTAGTGGTCGCGCCGAGCCCCTCTCGGCGCGCGGCGCTCGCGTCCGCCTCGCAAAAAGCATCGGGACCGGAGCTCCCGAGCACTGGCCCGCCGAACTCCCGAGTTGTACCGATAAACCTGTATAAAGATATGACACAATAATATATGAAACATGTTTATACAATTGTTGCCGGCGAGCGGTCGCCGCGCGGGGCGGGGTCGGTGCTGCGGACATGTCGCGCTCGCCCGCGCTCCGCATCAAGTGTGCCTTTTACTTTATTAACGAGAtaaatcgatttatttaatttttagttgATCGAGatagattattgtttatttattgtctccttttgaatataatattcaaattggCACAGTTATTAGGTACTTTAGTCCTACTTTGACAGAACTAAGTGATTAGTTTCCAAGTAGCAtagttttcttttgaatttaaagtgtgatattttataatatttatataaaacaaagtttaaacttttaattaaggGACCAATGTAAGTGATTAGGAGAAATTCTGATAGAATCATCGTGCGCTATCGAATCTTACCAAGAGACTGTATCCTCGCGAcacatttgatatttttataacttgtcAGATCTACGAGTTCTTATAGTctaatatattacaataaaacgaCATTTTGACCAATACT
This genomic interval from Spodoptera frugiperda isolate SF20-4 chromosome 6, AGI-APGP_CSIRO_Sfru_2.0, whole genome shotgun sequence contains the following:
- the LOC118268001 gene encoding protein TIS11 isoform X5, producing MWSTLFKVSPDYELDEMTVINQSRPVQTMNATLSATLGPVGAGAVSGAVSWEQHPVLARAASVPAHRALAGLLDRLGHRRLERTTSEPAPPPPATSRYKTELCRPFEEAGVCKYGDKCQFAHGMRELRNLQRHPKYKTELCRTFHSVGFCPYGPRCHFVHNAEEARRREPPSPGGSLASLSSGGSLASYMSDGSRSPRSPHSPLAPQSPLAPHSPPAMSPPAHATAFAFRRTQSPDPEEERLPVFNRLSSAFGDLVIA
- the LOC118268001 gene encoding protein TIS11 isoform X3; this encodes MMSTAIMHQSALYDFGDLFLKNQSRPVQTMNATLSATLGPVGAGAVSGAVSWEQHPVLARAASVPAHRALAGLLDRLGHRRLERTTSEPAPPPPATSRYKTELCRPFEEAGVCKYGDKCQFAHGMRELRNLQRHPKYKTELCRTFHSVGFCPYGPRCHFVHNAEEARRREPPSPGGSLASLSSGGSLASYMSDGSRSPRSPHSPLAPQSPLAPHSPPAMSPPAHATAFAFRRTQSPDPEEERLPVFNRLSSAFGDLVIA
- the LOC118268001 gene encoding protein TIS11 isoform X2, which produces MMSTAIMHQSALYDFGDLFLKVSPDYELDEMTVINQSRPVQTMNATLSATLGPVGAGAVSGAVSWEQHPVLARAASVPAHRALAGLLDRLGHRRLERTTSEPAPPPPATSRYKTELCRPFEEAGVCKYGDKCQFAHGMRELRNLQRHPKYKTELCRTFHSVGFCPYGPRCHFVHNAEEARRREPPSPGGSLASLSSGGSLASYMSDGSRSPRSPHSPLAPQSPLAPHSPPAMSPPAHATAFAFRRTQSPDPEEERLPVFNRLSSAFGDLVIA